The Legionella lansingensis DNA window TACTCCAGCTGATGCTTGCCAAGCGAAACTGTTTCGACTTGTTGGATCACCAATGGTTGTGGTGGATCCTACAGGTACTCCCGCCACGACTGTCCTACCAACAGTATGAAAATCGCGAACTTCATTGTAGGCATAACCGATCCCGCCGCCTATAAATGGTGTAAACGCGACACTAGCAATATTAGCCCAAGCTTGTATGGGGTGTAAAAAGCCATTCACAAGGATGGCGCGATTATCAAGACTAAAATAGCGTGTACGCGCACTTCCAGTAAAGCCTGGCGTACCGCTGGTGCCCGGAGGAGCAGATTGAAATTTTTGATAGTCAAAAACTTCGTGAACAAGATAACTTACGCTCACATCAATATAATCATGAACTTGTTTACCAAGTGCGAACGTGTAAAAACCTCTGTTACCTAAATCAGAGTCATAACCTTCTGCAGCAAAATCCCAAAAGGTCGGATCGGGATTGACTATCCCTGGTTTTTCGGTCCAGGAATAGCCTGTGCCAATGGAACCAAACCATGGATAAACAGGAACGACTTCTCCCATGGTTCCTGCATATGATGGCAATGATAAAATTAAAGAAGCTACTAAACATATCCTTTTATTCACTATAACATCCTTATTTTTTAAATGAGAAAAACCAATATTTTACAATCCGCCCTGATCATTGCAAATTTACTTCCATGATTCAACTGAAGAATTAGGGGCGTTTCCTAAGTTAAATCAGATGATGAGATGAATAAAGCCACCTAGGTGGCTTTATTCAGCACTCTCTGATGTATGGTGACTATAGTAATTTAAATCTAATTCTCTAGCCGCTTTTACATCATCCAAACGCCTCACTGGTAAATTGTGAGGTGCTTGCTTCAATAGGTTGGGATTACTTTCTGCTTCGTGACGGATGGCTTGCATAGCACTAATAAAACCATCCAACTCTTCTTTGCACTCTGTTTCCGTTGGTTCTATTAACAAGCATTCGGGCACTAGCAACGGGAAGTAAGTTGTAGGGGCATGAAAACCATAATCCAATAAGCGCTTGGCTAGATCCATTGCCGTGATGCCGTAGAGTTTTTTCTCCTGGCTTAGCGTTAAAATGAATTCATGGGCGGCTCGTCTTCCTGGATAAGCAGGTCGAAATCCTGTTTTGCTAAGTTCACTAAGGAGATAATTGGCATTGAGTGTGGCGAACTCGGAAACGCGCAATAAGCCTTCTTTACCGAGAGTGCGAATATAGAAATAAGCGCGCAATAAAATACCGGCATTGCCCATAAAACAGGATAAACGCCCGATGCTTTGTGGATAGTCTGTTCGAGTTGCCCAGCGATAGATGTCGTTCTCTTTGATCACTATTGGTAAAGGTAAGTAGGGCAGCAGCCGTTTACCTACAGCGACCGGACCTGCGCCTGGACCGCCGCCACCGTGAGGTGTGGCAAAGGTTTTATGTAGATTCAGGTGCATGACATCAAAGCCCATGTCGCCGGGGCGGACTTTACCCAAAATGGCATTCAAATTGGCGCCATCATAATAAAGAAGACCACCCGCTTGATGAACAATGTTAGCAATCTCTTTAATTTGTCGCATAAATAACCCCAAGGTTGAGGGGTTAGTTAGCATAATGCCGGCTGTCTTCGGTCCAACCTTGCTTCTCACTTCGTCTAAATCGATATCGCCATCTTTTGCCGTTTTAAGCTCAACCACTTTAAAACCACACATGACCGCCGAAGCTGGATTGGTGCCATGTGCTGCATCGGGTATTAATATTTCATCTCTTGCCGTATCGCCTCTTGACTGATGATAAGCTTTAATCATGGCAACCCCGGCAAACTCGCCTTGCGAGCCGGCCATTGGCGTCAATGAAACACCTGGCATCCCAGTGATTTCAGCTAAATAGCCTTGTAGATCATGTAAAATTTGCAAAAATCCCTGACTGGCTTTTTCAGGAGCAAGAGGATGACGATTAAGAAAAGCGGGTTTCGATGCTGCTTTATGAACACCACGAGGATTGTACTTCATGGTGCATGAACCGAGGGGATAAAAGTTGGTGTCAATAGAATAATTGAGTTGCGATAGCCCCGTATAATGGCGAACCACTTGCAATTCTGAACAAGCGGGGAGGCGTGGTGATTTGTTGCGTAATAAATGCTTAGGAATGGCCAACTGTTTTTCCCTTGTTGCAGGAATTTGGGCCATTGCTTTCCTTTTTATTTTTGAGCGTTCAAAAATTAACATAATTTGCCTTCCGTTTTCTGAATAAGATCCTTAAGTTCATCGCGATGTTTAACGGGTGTAAACTCAATGATTTCGTAAGCGGCAATTTCAGCCATGCAAAAAGGATCTTGATTAAGAACTGATTCCAAATAGACCTTATCATTCGTGATGGCAATAATGATGCCCCCAGTTCTTGGCTTCATAGGTCCTGATGCGAGTAATAAGCCTTGTTTATAGTAAACATCAAGAAATTCGCGATGTTGTTGTAGATATTTATCTACCTCGCTTAAAGGGACTTTATAAGTGAGTTTTACAATAAACATCAGTAGCCTCGCTTCGTCATAATTTGTTTAAGTGAATTAGCATAATGCTCAATGTCTTCAGCTGTACGCATTTCTGTTGCGCAAATCAAAAGGCTATTTGCTAATTGAGGGTAGTGGGACTCTACGGAGTAACCACCGATGATCCCAAATTCACGCAGTTTTGCTAGTACTTCATCCACGGGTTGCGTTAACTTGATTAATGCTTCGTGGAAATAAGAGGCTAAAAAAACACTCTCTACCCCTTCTATTTCAGTGAGCAAACTAACCAATTTTTGTGTGTTGGTATGGCAGGTATGGGCAACCTGCTGTAATCCTTCTGCTCCTAAGAGACTCATATAGATGGTGGCTGCGGTTACAAGCAAACCTTGGTTGGTGCAAATGTTAGATGTTGCCTTGCCTCTTCTTATATGCTGCTCCCGTGCTTGCAAAGTTAGGGTGAAACCTGTTTTACCATCTTGGTCTAGCGTTCGTCCTATTAATCGACCTGGCATTTGGCGCACGTGTTCGATGCGAGTACTAAAAAAACCAAAATAAGGACCGCCTGAAGCCATGGGTGAGCCTAATGGTTGTCCTTCCCCACAGGCGATGTCTACGCCATGCTGACCCCATTGCCCTGGTGGTTTCAAAAGGGCTAAAGAAATTGGGTTAACGCAGGCAATACTAATGCTATTGTTGGCATGCGCCCAATCCGTGAGTTCATCAACCTGCTCGAGACAACCAAAAAAGTTAGGTTGAGCAATGACCAGCGCCGTAATGTCTTCATCTCGGTATTTATCTAATGCCGAAAGCGCTGTGATTCCTTCACTTAGGTCAAAAGGCAACGTGATGACTTCAATATGCTGGGTGCGGACAATGGTTTCTAACGTTTCACGATAAAAAGGATGAACAGTCCCGGCTACGAGTACACGATTGCTTTTACTGCGCTTATTAAGCCTTACTGCCATTAACACCGCCTCAGCAAGAGCGGAAGCACCATCATACATAGACGCATTGGCGACATCCAAACCTGTCAATTCAGCTATCATTGTTTGGAATTCATACAGTAATTGCAACGTTCCTTGGCTTGCTTCCGCTTGGTAGGGGGTATAGGCTGTTAAGAATTCTCCACGTGATGCAATGTCCCAAACAGCGGCAGGAATATGATGTTCGTAACTTCCCGCGCCCATGAAACAAATACCAGACTGATTTTTGCAAGCCTGTTCTCTTGCCTTTTTAACCACGAGCATTTCAGAGAGGCCCTCTGGAATATTTTTGAGATCGTTATAAAGCAAGGAGGGAGGAATTTCATCGAACAATTCTTCGATGCTTTTTATCCCTATGCTTGCCAGCATCGCTTCCGTGTCTGCATCGGTATGTGGAATGTAAGGCATTGTTAATGGTCCTCTTTAATTTCGTTTTGATATTGTTCATTATCTAACAAATCATTCAATTCAGTCGTGTTGCTTGGTTTAATTTTAACTAACCAGCCTGCACCATAAGGTTCTTTATTTACTAAGGCAGGATTTTCGCTGACTGACTGGTTAACAGCGACAATGACCCCACTTACTGGAGCGTAAAAGTCAGAGGCTGCTTTGACGGATTCAACTACCCCAATTTCGTCCCCAGCGTTGACTTCGTCCCCTTCTTCGGGCAACTCAACAAAGACCATGTCGCCAAGCAATTCTTGAGCATGCTCGGTTATGCCAACAGTAAATTCGTTATCATCCGTTCTCAGCCATTCGTGAGTTTTTGTAAATTTTAATTCTGCCATGGTATTTCCTCTCTTTTTATTCTTAAACTGCTTAGGATCTGTTGATAATTCGTTTACTCTCCTACGCTCCCGGACTTGATCCGGGAGGGTCACGTAGGGCTTGTAGAGCAAATGTCAACGGACCCTAGAAAACTGCTTCATTCTGTCACTTGGAATACGTCCTTTTCGCTCCTAAAGGATCTTTCCCTGCTTAACAAATCTTGGTTTTCTAACTTTCGCAGGAATCAACTTCCCACGAATTTCAACGAAAACTTCATCTCCTGTAGTTACTGGGACCCGAGCCAGAGCAATGGATTGTCCCAGGGTGGGTGAATAACTGCCACTGGTGATAATCCCCTCTGCTTGTCCTTCGACAACAACCCGCTGACCAGAACGCATAATACCTTTATCGTTCAGGAGTAGCCCAACAAACTTACGTTTAACGCCGTGTTGTTTTTGTGATAATAGGGCACCCATGCCAATAAAATCTCGATCTTCAGGTTGCCATTTCACGGTCCATTCCAAACCTGATTCGAGAGGTGTAGTGGACTCATCCATGTCTTGCCCATAAAGAAGAAGACCAGCTTCTAATCGCAAGGTATCGCGTGCGCCTAAACCGCACGGAGCTATTCCTGCTCGTAATAACGAAGACCAAAAATCCACAATCTCGTCTTTGGGAAGAATAATTTCCAAGCCGTCTTCTCCCGTATAACCAGTGCGTGCAAAAAACCAATGTCCTACATCAACACATTCAAATTGGGTTAATGTAGATACTGCATCACTTTGGGCTGGGGTAAGAACCGTCATCGTCTTTGGGATAGCCTCAGGGCCCTGTACGGCTAGCATAGCCAAGTCATTGCGCTCTTGTAAGCCCACAGAAAAGCCTTCACTTTTTTCACGGATCCAAGCTAAGTCTCGTTGGCGGGTGGCTGAATTTAATACCATACGGTAGTTATCAGATGCGCGTTGGTAAACGATCAAATCATCGATAATGCCACCATGCTCATTGCACATGCAACTGTAGAGCGCACGGCCTGTGTGTTGTAGTTGATCGACGTCATTGGTTAAGAGCCTTCGCAGGAATTGTCGACCACCAGCGCCCAGGATATCGACAACCGTCATATGCGAAACATCAAACACGCCTGCATGTTGACGTACTTGATTATGTTCATCAAGCTGTGAACCATAATGTAATGGCATCTCCCAACCGTGGAAATCAACCATTTTGGCACCCATTGCTACATGGGTAGCATATAGTGGAGTTTTTGCGATCATATTATTCCCTCTTTTGGCGCGTTGGTTGCGAATGATTATACCGGGATGCGTCGCGGCGACAAGAGCGTTTTTATCATAACTTTTGCACAGTTGCTTATTTTTGCATTCTAATGAACGGTTTCATTCTCTCTTTAAAGTATAGAAAGGGGGCGAGTTAATCGTCATCCATCCGCCCACTCATGGAGCACTGCAATTGTTTGCATCAAATTGTGCAACGAATTTAGCTTGGCATATTTCGCCGAGCGCTTACAAAAGTACGGCAAATCAGGCATGGTTTTTGCTCCGAGATTCGAGATGGAAGTTCATGACTTAAAGGAGTTTATAGATGGCAGAAGAAATTATCACCAAGTCTAGGAGAAGCCGTATAAAGGATGCTTTTATTGGTATTTTGGTTGGTATTGTTATGATTATTGCTGCAATTGTTCTTATCTTCTTAAATGAGCGTCATGGCCTCCATACCATGCAATCTTTGGTGGAGGTTCAACGAACGTTAATACCTATACCCAACGTTCCTGTTGACCAAAAAAATAATTTGCACGTTGTTTATGTAACTGGGTTGACTACAACGAAAGACACTCTTAAAGATCCATTACTGACAATTTAATGGAACGAGGAAAATAACTCAAATCGTGCTGGCATAGTGTCGAAATAGGGCAATCAACTCACTGGCGGATGGCCCAATTTCTTCCGGATTATGATGCACTAAATAGAGAGGATAAGCTCTGATATTATTTTGTTTGAGTTTAATTGGTTTAATGGGTAAGTTGCGATTTTCCACCAATTGTCTGGGTAACCATGAAAAACCAATGCCATGCGCTACGCATTGAATTTTCATCTCCATTGAACTTACTTTCCAGTGAAATTCTGAACCCAACCAACCCTCATTGCGTTTATTTTGTTTGCCCGAATCTTGGGCAATGATATAGCGTTCATCATAAAGATCATCAATGGTGAGTTCTTTTTGATGTAAGGGACTATCAATGTGAGCATAAGGAAGTGATTCAATATCGAGCAGTTTATCACCAGTATAGCTTTCAGGAATTTTTGACACGATGACTAACTCCGCATCACCATTGATCAATAGCTCACTGGGACCAGATAAAAGCCCATGATGAATAATCAAACGCGTATACGTATTCTTTAAGCCAAAGGCATGCAAAACGTTCATTAATAGTGTGGTGGGGAAAATTTCGTCGATGGCCAAACGCAATAGTCTCTCGCGCTCTGAATGAAAGTTATGAGCAGCATTCTCTACATTTTTAGCTGCTCGCGTAACCTGACGGGAAAGATGCAAAATCTGTTTGCCTGGTTCAGTCAAAATAGCCCTACGACCTTCAATAGTAAATAAGGTCAGCCCCAACATATCTTGTAGTTTGGTAATGGTGTAGCTGATGCTCGGTTGACTTTTATGTAGTTTGGCTGCTGCTTTGGCAAAACTGCCTTCATCCACCACGGCTTGCAAAACGCGCCATTGCTCTAAGGTTACTTTGGTAATGGATCTCTCCCAACGAATCATCAAAAAAACTGATTGTTTTCGTCAAAAAAATGCGCTTTTTTGCTTTATAAAAGCAAATTACAATCAATTTTATTGAATAAAAAGGAGAAAATAAATGAAAAAAGTATTATTGCCAATACTTGCGTACGGATTAATGACGGGGGCAAATGTAAGTTTCGCCAATGAGGAGGATCAGGCGCTTAATAAGCGAGTCGTTAGCGAGTTTTATCAAAAAG harbors:
- a CDS encoding outer membrane protein, whose product is MNKRICLVASLILSLPSYAGTMGEVVPVYPWFGSIGTGYSWTEKPGIVNPDPTFWDFAAEGYDSDLGNRGFYTFALGKQVHDYIDVSVSYLVHEVFDYQKFQSAPPGTSGTPGFTGSARTRYFSLDNRAILVNGFLHPIQAWANIASVAFTPFIGGGIGYAYNEVRDFHTVGRTVVAGVPVGSTTTIGDPTSRNSFAWQASAGVNFRPQQSHFSVDAGYRYYDGGKFNGPSTVFTNSDGFLSSAPWSGRLKANQAFVEFKYTT
- the gcvPB gene encoding aminomethyl-transferring glycine dehydrogenase subunit GcvPB, encoding MLIFERSKIKRKAMAQIPATREKQLAIPKHLLRNKSPRLPACSELQVVRHYTGLSQLNYSIDTNFYPLGSCTMKYNPRGVHKAASKPAFLNRHPLAPEKASQGFLQILHDLQGYLAEITGMPGVSLTPMAGSQGEFAGVAMIKAYHQSRGDTARDEILIPDAAHGTNPASAVMCGFKVVELKTAKDGDIDLDEVRSKVGPKTAGIMLTNPSTLGLFMRQIKEIANIVHQAGGLLYYDGANLNAILGKVRPGDMGFDVMHLNLHKTFATPHGGGGPGAGPVAVGKRLLPYLPLPIVIKENDIYRWATRTDYPQSIGRLSCFMGNAGILLRAYFYIRTLGKEGLLRVSEFATLNANYLLSELSKTGFRPAYPGRRAAHEFILTLSQEKKLYGITAMDLAKRLLDYGFHAPTTYFPLLVPECLLIEPTETECKEELDGFISAMQAIRHEAESNPNLLKQAPHNLPVRRLDDVKAARELDLNYYSHHTSESAE
- a CDS encoding YciI family protein; translated protein: MFIVKLTYKVPLSEVDKYLQQHREFLDVYYKQGLLLASGPMKPRTGGIIIAITNDKVYLESVLNQDPFCMAEIAAYEIIEFTPVKHRDELKDLIQKTEGKLC
- the gcvPA gene encoding aminomethyl-transferring glycine dehydrogenase subunit GcvPA; translated protein: MPYIPHTDADTEAMLASIGIKSIEELFDEIPPSLLYNDLKNIPEGLSEMLVVKKAREQACKNQSGICFMGAGSYEHHIPAAVWDIASRGEFLTAYTPYQAEASQGTLQLLYEFQTMIAELTGLDVANASMYDGASALAEAVLMAVRLNKRSKSNRVLVAGTVHPFYRETLETIVRTQHIEVITLPFDLSEGITALSALDKYRDEDITALVIAQPNFFGCLEQVDELTDWAHANNSISIACVNPISLALLKPPGQWGQHGVDIACGEGQPLGSPMASGGPYFGFFSTRIEHVRQMPGRLIGRTLDQDGKTGFTLTLQAREQHIRRGKATSNICTNQGLLVTAATIYMSLLGAEGLQQVAHTCHTNTQKLVSLLTEIEGVESVFLASYFHEALIKLTQPVDEVLAKLREFGIIGGYSVESHYPQLANSLLICATEMRTAEDIEHYANSLKQIMTKRGY
- the gcvH gene encoding glycine cleavage system protein GcvH, with translation MAELKFTKTHEWLRTDDNEFTVGITEHAQELLGDMVFVELPEEGDEVNAGDEIGVVESVKAASDFYAPVSGVIVAVNQSVSENPALVNKEPYGAGWLVKIKPSNTTELNDLLDNEQYQNEIKEDH
- the gcvT gene encoding glycine cleavage system aminomethyltransferase GcvT translates to MIAKTPLYATHVAMGAKMVDFHGWEMPLHYGSQLDEHNQVRQHAGVFDVSHMTVVDILGAGGRQFLRRLLTNDVDQLQHTGRALYSCMCNEHGGIIDDLIVYQRASDNYRMVLNSATRQRDLAWIREKSEGFSVGLQERNDLAMLAVQGPEAIPKTMTVLTPAQSDAVSTLTQFECVDVGHWFFARTGYTGEDGLEIILPKDEIVDFWSSLLRAGIAPCGLGARDTLRLEAGLLLYGQDMDESTTPLESGLEWTVKWQPEDRDFIGMGALLSQKQHGVKRKFVGLLLNDKGIMRSGQRVVVEGQAEGIITSGSYSPTLGQSIALARVPVTTGDEVFVEIRGKLIPAKVRKPRFVKQGKIL
- a CDS encoding LysR family transcriptional regulator encodes the protein MIRWERSITKVTLEQWRVLQAVVDEGSFAKAAAKLHKSQPSISYTITKLQDMLGLTLFTIEGRRAILTEPGKQILHLSRQVTRAAKNVENAAHNFHSERERLLRLAIDEIFPTTLLMNVLHAFGLKNTYTRLIIHHGLLSGPSELLINGDAELVIVSKIPESYTGDKLLDIESLPYAHIDSPLHQKELTIDDLYDERYIIAQDSGKQNKRNEGWLGSEFHWKVSSMEMKIQCVAHGIGFSWLPRQLVENRNLPIKPIKLKQNNIRAYPLYLVHHNPEEIGPSASELIALFRHYASTI